One Lachnospiraceae bacterium C1.1 genomic region harbors:
- a CDS encoding AAA-like domain-containing protein — translation MKRFNTTSICIPEKHYMVDLSERVREIKRFVDDGKYFMINRARQYGKTTTLVELKKALSAEYDVLFLDFQNIGKSGYSSEKIFVQEFCRILWNRRKIDSAEMDSIIYDIEKWKDSEKPRVRLGELFDTLIKWCENAKRDIVLIIDEVDTAANYQVFLDFLAQLREKYISRDRDGIKTFKSVILAGVTDKSPAESWRCICY, via the coding sequence TTGAAACGATTTAATACAACTTCAATATGCATACCGGAAAAACACTATATGGTGGATCTCTCAGAAAGAGTAAGGGAGATAAAAAGATTTGTTGATGACGGAAAATACTTTATGATCAACAGAGCCAGACAATACGGAAAAACAACAACCTTAGTTGAACTGAAAAAAGCCTTATCAGCTGAATATGATGTTCTATTTCTGGATTTTCAAAATATTGGGAAATCCGGATATTCCTCTGAGAAAATTTTTGTGCAGGAATTCTGTAGGATATTATGGAATAGACGAAAGATAGATTCGGCTGAGATGGACAGTATCATTTATGACATCGAAAAGTGGAAGGACAGTGAAAAACCAAGGGTAAGGCTTGGAGAGCTGTTTGATACCCTTATTAAATGGTGTGAAAATGCAAAAAGGGATATAGTCCTGATAATAGATGAGGTGGATACAGCTGCAAATTACCAGGTTTTTCTGGATTTTCTGGCTCAGCTTCGTGAGAAGTACATCAGCCGTGACAGAGACGGGATAAAAACATTTAAATCCGTTATATTAGCCGGTGTTACGGATAAATCACCTGCGGAGTCTTGGAGATGTATTTGTTACTGA
- a CDS encoding NAD(P)H-dependent oxidoreductase, translated as MILFINSCVREGSRTKKLADSLLEKLNEDHVELKLEEIDFPKTDENFINNRSALTAKGAFSDPMFELARQFAEADKIVIAAPYWDLSFPASLKQYLEIINVVGITFKYTDDGFPVGLCRADSLYYVTTAGGSYVPFEYGFGYVKSLAEALYGIKNVRLLKAAGLDIAGADPEAIMQDAINNEIPKVL; from the coding sequence ATGATATTATTTATCAATTCCTGTGTCCGTGAGGGATCAAGAACAAAAAAATTAGCTGACAGCCTTTTAGAAAAACTCAATGAAGATCATGTGGAATTAAAGCTTGAAGAAATTGATTTTCCAAAAACTGATGAAAATTTTATTAATAACAGATCTGCCCTTACTGCAAAAGGAGCCTTTTCGGATCCTATGTTTGAACTTGCCAGACAGTTTGCAGAAGCTGACAAGATCGTCATCGCCGCCCCCTATTGGGATCTCTCATTCCCTGCTTCACTTAAACAGTATTTAGAGATCATAAACGTGGTAGGAATAACTTTCAAATATACTGATGACGGGTTTCCTGTCGGATTATGCAGGGCAGACAGTCTTTACTATGTTACAACTGCAGGCGGCAGCTATGTGCCTTTTGAATATGGATTTGGATATGTTAAATCCCTTGCAGAAGCACTCTACGGCATCAAAAATGTCAGGCTTTTAAAAGCAGCCGGTCTTGACATCGCCGGTGCAGATCCTGAAGCTATCATGCAGGATGCCATAAACAATGAGATTCCGAAGGTGTTATGA
- a CDS encoding glycosyltransferase has product MKTVVCMATYNGIKYIREQLESIRLQTISPDKVIIRDDASDDGTADFIEKYIKDNGMANKWSLVKGEKNIGWKANFGEVLRIVMDEYDAEKTDRFRRGMVNGNPEMLIFLSDQDDIWLEDRVEQTVRVFNKNENMELLVGSFDFIDEKGGRTPYSKNTGIILRQHFDGKFIHTGMPGAVYAVKPELLSETKEYWSSELPHDAQIWMFAKMRHSMFTYDRAIISYRRHGETATGRGLTTEKSKLKDLSQEKEEIKLAMEYNKKSGILSRLETEILFRVEKYTLARERLLKRKSFPAAIQALQYIDNYRSFRTFMGDIYFCIPEAFRFFKVKGKQF; this is encoded by the coding sequence ATGAAAACAGTCGTATGCATGGCAACTTACAATGGAATAAAATATATCCGTGAACAGCTCGAATCGATCAGATTACAGACGATATCGCCGGATAAGGTTATCATAAGGGATGATGCGTCAGATGACGGCACGGCAGATTTTATAGAAAAATATATTAAGGATAATGGGATGGCAAATAAATGGTCGCTGGTAAAGGGGGAAAAAAATATCGGATGGAAAGCAAATTTTGGGGAAGTACTGCGGATTGTGATGGATGAGTATGACGCAGAAAAAACGGACCGGTTCCGAAGGGGAATGGTGAATGGTAATCCCGAAATGCTTATATTTCTGTCAGACCAGGACGACATATGGCTGGAAGACCGTGTAGAACAGACTGTCAGGGTTTTCAATAAAAACGAAAATATGGAACTTCTTGTGGGCAGCTTTGATTTTATTGATGAAAAGGGCGGGAGAACGCCATATTCTAAAAATACGGGAATAATCTTAAGACAGCATTTCGATGGGAAATTTATCCATACCGGAATGCCGGGAGCTGTATATGCTGTTAAGCCGGAACTCCTGTCGGAAACAAAAGAATATTGGAGTTCTGAGCTGCCGCATGATGCACAGATATGGATGTTTGCAAAAATGAGACATTCTATGTTTACATATGACAGGGCGATCATAAGTTATAGAAGGCATGGAGAAACTGCTACAGGAAGAGGTCTTACAACAGAAAAATCAAAATTAAAAGATTTAAGTCAAGAAAAAGAAGAAATTAAACTTGCAATGGAGTATAATAAAAAGAGTGGTATATTAAGTCGATTGGAAACTGAAATTTTATTTAGAGTAGAAAAATATACACTTGCAAGAGAAAGACTCTTAAAAAGAAAAAGCTTTCCGGCAGCTATACAGGCGCTGCAATATATTGATAATTACAGATCATTCAGAACTTTTATGGGCGATATCTATTTCTGCATTCCGGAAGCTTTCAGATTTTTTAAGGTAAAGGGAAAACAATTCTGA
- a CDS encoding glycosyltransferase, whose amino-acid sequence MRRILVINTVKFYRQGISSVIMNYYRFLNHDKYHIDFIANEYIDPLFKQEIEGKGGKIFILNRMTTFSYFRNLTSIIKKEKYDIVHVNGNSATMAIELIAAKMAGTKTRIAHSHNTRCMHMKAHRLLSPLFNRAYTDQLACSEEAGRWLFPRKKFTIINNSLNPDDYRYDMVKRSLIRHKLKIDEWELLIGHAGTIEYQKNQEYAIKLLHRVKERTEKNADLRCKLIFLGKGSEENVTKLKELAAELGMADKVIFYGETDDMQGFLSAMDIFVFPSRFEGFGLSLLEAQYAGLPCIASDNVPKAVKISELTYFLPLEETMDLWADKLIELSEIVLRGTTKINRSKRKMLIKELSDKYDIINSVSKLEQVYDGEIKSEVDTIVLNR is encoded by the coding sequence ATGAGGAGAATATTAGTAATAAACACTGTGAAATTTTATCGACAGGGAATTTCATCAGTGATTATGAACTATTACAGATTTTTAAATCATGATAAATATCATATAGATTTTATTGCAAATGAATACATTGATCCGCTTTTTAAGCAGGAGATAGAAGGAAAAGGCGGGAAAATATTTATCTTAAACAGAATGACTACGTTTTCTTACTTTAGGAATCTGACATCAATAATTAAAAAAGAAAAATATGATATAGTTCATGTTAATGGAAATTCGGCAACAATGGCAATAGAGCTGATTGCAGCGAAGATGGCCGGAACTAAGACAAGGATAGCCCACAGTCATAATACTAGATGTATGCATATGAAGGCACATCGACTCTTAAGCCCGCTTTTTAATAGAGCATATACTGATCAGCTGGCTTGTTCAGAGGAGGCAGGAAGATGGCTTTTTCCGAGGAAAAAATTTACAATTATCAATAATTCTTTGAATCCGGATGATTACAGATATGATATGGTTAAAAGATCACTTATTCGTCATAAGCTTAAAATAGACGAATGGGAGCTTTTGATCGGTCATGCCGGGACAATAGAATATCAGAAGAACCAGGAATATGCAATTAAGCTCTTGCATCGCGTGAAAGAGAGAACTGAGAAAAATGCAGACCTTCGCTGCAAGCTTATATTTTTGGGCAAGGGCAGTGAAGAAAATGTTACTAAGCTTAAGGAACTCGCAGCTGAACTGGGAATGGCTGATAAAGTTATATTTTATGGAGAAACAGATGATATGCAGGGATTTCTTTCAGCAATGGATATATTTGTTTTTCCATCTCGATTTGAGGGCTTTGGGCTGTCTCTTCTCGAGGCGCAATATGCAGGGTTGCCATGTATTGCTTCAGATAATGTTCCCAAAGCTGTAAAAATATCCGAGCTGACATATTTTCTGCCATTAGAGGAAACAATGGATCTTTGGGCTGATAAACTGATCGAGCTTTCAGAAATTGTGCTGAGAGGAACAACAAAAATAAACAGATCAAAACGTAAAATGCTGATAAAAGAACTTTCGGATAAATATGATATTATAAATTCTGTCTCAAAGCTTGAGCAGGTATATGATGGAGAAATCAAATCCGAGGTTGACACAATCGTCTTAAATAGATAG
- the pssD gene encoding PssD/Cps14F family polysaccharide biosynthesis glycosyltransferase codes for MKDKKDIKICFVGSSGGHLAHLYMLKPFWKKYDNRFWVTFYKEDVKNLLKGEKVYPCYYPTNRSLKALFINTGLAFKILFKEKPDLIISSGAAVAVPFFYIGKMLGSKLIYIEVFDRVKRPTLTGKMVYPIADKFIVQWEEQKKIYPKAKNLGSIF; via the coding sequence ATGAAGGATAAAAAGGATATAAAAATATGCTTTGTGGGTTCTTCAGGCGGTCATTTGGCCCACTTATACATGTTAAAACCATTTTGGAAAAAATATGATAACAGGTTTTGGGTAACTTTTTATAAAGAAGATGTAAAAAATCTTTTGAAAGGTGAAAAGGTTTATCCCTGTTATTACCCGACAAACAGAAGCCTGAAAGCTCTTTTTATTAATACCGGATTAGCGTTTAAGATTCTTTTTAAGGAAAAACCGGATTTGATAATATCTTCAGGAGCTGCGGTAGCCGTACCTTTTTTCTATATAGGAAAAATGCTTGGTTCAAAACTTATTTATATAGAAGTTTTTGACAGGGTTAAGAGACCGACCCTTACGGGAAAAATGGTTTACCCTATAGCAGATAAATTTATAGTTCAATGGGAAGAACAGAAAAAGATATATCCAAAGGCAAAAAATTTAGGAAGTATCTTTTGA
- a CDS encoding glycosyltransferase — MIFVTVGTHEQQFNRLIKKMDSLAAKKIIKEEVFIQTGFSSYEPKCCKWSQWLSYAEMEEKISEAHIVITHGGPSSFIMPLQLGKIPIVVPRAHEYDEHVNNHQVTFVKYVADKKKNIIPIYDVDDIELAIVNYDKLTSEMNREFGSNNERFVEDFEKIVDGLF; from the coding sequence ATGATTTTTGTTACAGTGGGAACGCACGAACAACAATTTAACAGGCTAATCAAAAAAATGGATTCGCTTGCTGCAAAAAAAATAATTAAAGAAGAGGTTTTTATACAGACCGGATTCAGCAGCTACGAGCCGAAATGCTGTAAATGGAGTCAGTGGCTCTCATATGCAGAAATGGAAGAAAAAATTTCGGAAGCACATATAGTCATTACACACGGTGGTCCTTCGAGCTTTATAATGCCTCTGCAGCTTGGCAAAATTCCTATAGTTGTGCCAAGGGCGCATGAGTATGATGAACATGTAAATAACCACCAGGTAACTTTTGTTAAATATGTTGCTGATAAAAAGAAAAATATTATTCCAATATACGATGTAGATGATATAGAACTTGCAATCGTAAATTATGATAAACTTACATCGGAAATGAATAGAGAGTTCGGAAGCAATAATGAAAGATTTGTAGAAGATTTTGAAAAAATTGTTGACGGATTATTTTAA
- a CDS encoding aminotransferase: protein METTKKTYAEMSAKELEQELQVLKKEYHNYQGMDIHLDMSRGKPCREQLDLSMGMMDVLNSSSDLTCDDGTDCRNYGVLTGIDEAKEIMSDMMENNPDNLIIYGNSSLNVMYDCISRSFTHGVMGSTPWYKLDKVKWLCPVPGYDRHFAITEYFGIEMINIPMTPEGPDMDMVEQLVSEDESIKGIWCVPKYSNPQGYSYSDKTVHRFARLKPAAHDFRIYWDNAYCVHHLYEKEQDYLVEILAECKKAGNPDLVYKFASTSKVAFPGSGISAMAASLNNLEDVKNQMKNQTIGHDKVNQLRTVRFFKNIHGMVEHMKKHAAILRPKFEAVEKIFSESLDGLGVGEWTNPKGGYFISFETLPGCAKKVVAHCKKAGVTLTPAGSAFPYHNDPADTNIRIAPSFPPKEDLETAAKLFALCVKLVSAEKILEEKSKKINS, encoded by the coding sequence ATGGAAACAACTAAAAAAACTTATGCTGAAATGTCAGCCAAAGAACTTGAACAGGAACTTCAGGTGCTCAAAAAAGAATATCATAACTATCAGGGAATGGATATTCACCTTGATATGAGCCGCGGCAAGCCGTGCAGAGAGCAGCTTGATCTTTCCATGGGTATGATGGATGTTCTCAATTCCTCTTCCGACCTCACCTGTGATGACGGTACAGACTGCCGAAATTATGGAGTTCTTACAGGTATTGATGAAGCCAAGGAAATCATGTCTGATATGATGGAGAACAATCCCGACAACCTTATAATTTACGGAAACTCATCTCTTAACGTTATGTACGACTGCATAAGCCGTTCCTTCACACATGGTGTAATGGGCTCAACTCCGTGGTATAAGCTCGATAAAGTAAAATGGCTCTGCCCGGTTCCGGGTTATGATCGTCATTTTGCGATCACAGAATATTTCGGTATTGAAATGATCAACATCCCCATGACCCCTGAAGGACCTGATATGGATATGGTTGAGCAGCTCGTATCCGAGGATGAGTCTATAAAGGGTATCTGGTGTGTGCCCAAGTATTCCAACCCTCAGGGTTACAGTTATTCAGATAAAACCGTCCATCGTTTTGCACGCTTAAAGCCTGCAGCTCATGATTTCAGAATTTACTGGGATAATGCATACTGCGTTCATCATCTTTATGAAAAAGAGCAGGATTACCTCGTTGAAATTCTTGCTGAATGTAAAAAAGCCGGAAATCCCGACCTTGTTTACAAATTTGCATCTACTTCAAAGGTTGCTTTCCCAGGCTCCGGTATCTCAGCAATGGCTGCAAGCCTTAACAATCTCGAAGATGTTAAGAACCAGATGAAAAACCAGACAATCGGACATGACAAGGTAAACCAGCTGAGAACTGTCCGTTTCTTTAAGAACATACACGGAATGGTTGAGCATATGAAAAAACATGCTGCTATTCTTCGTCCTAAATTTGAGGCAGTTGAAAAGATCTTTTCAGAATCACTTGATGGACTTGGTGTTGGCGAATGGACAAATCCAAAAGGAGGTTATTTCATAAGTTTCGAAACGCTTCCGGGATGTGCAAAGAAAGTAGTTGCTCATTGCAAGAAAGCCGGTGTTACTCTCACTCCTGCCGGTTCAGCTTTTCCTTACCACAATGATCCTGCCGATACAAATATACGTATCGCACCTTCATTCCCTCCTAAGGAAGATCTTGAAACAGCTGCAAAGCTCTTCGCACTTTGCGTTAAACTTGTAAGCGCAGAGAAAATTTTAGAAGAAAAAAGCAAAAAAATAAATAGTTAA
- a CDS encoding DUF1015 family protein has product MADIRPFRAVRPNIGKAAEIAALPYDVYSRQEAKAEAADKPLSFLRIDRPEINFDDDVDIYDPRCYAKAGELLNSMIRSGDFIKDDNPCYYIYELTMLGRTQTGIAAVASVDDYNNKVIKKHENTREDKEIDRIRHVEACEAQTGPIFLGYRSDEIINGIVSRVKNDNNPVYDFESPDAITHRVWIIDNIEDINKIENAFKEINSIYICDGHHRCASAVKAAERKRQSVGEWKGDEEFNFFLSVLFPDDQLMIMDYNRVVKDLNGLSEDRFMDRVRKKFIIEKIGEKAYKPETKGEFGMYISGSWYRLIAKPETILDDPVDALDVSILQNELLAPILSIEDPRTDSRIKFVGGIRGLSELEKLVDSRKYTVAFSMYPTDIHELFEVADRNALMPPKSTWFEPKLRSGLFIHLIEER; this is encoded by the coding sequence ATGGCAGATATCAGACCTTTTAGAGCAGTAAGACCAAATATAGGAAAAGCCGCTGAAATCGCAGCTCTTCCGTATGATGTATATTCGAGACAGGAGGCAAAAGCTGAAGCAGCTGACAAGCCACTGTCTTTTTTGCGTATAGACAGACCTGAGATTAATTTTGATGATGATGTGGATATTTATGATCCTCGATGCTACGCAAAAGCAGGAGAACTACTCAATTCAATGATCAGGTCAGGGGATTTTATAAAAGATGATAATCCCTGTTATTATATATATGAGCTTACTATGCTTGGAAGAACACAGACAGGTATAGCTGCCGTTGCTTCTGTAGACGATTACAATAATAAAGTTATTAAAAAGCATGAAAATACAAGGGAAGATAAAGAAATAGACAGGATAAGACATGTAGAGGCCTGTGAGGCTCAGACAGGTCCTATTTTTCTCGGATACAGATCTGATGAAATAATAAACGGTATAGTTTCAAGGGTAAAAAATGACAATAATCCTGTATATGATTTTGAAAGCCCTGATGCAATAACTCATAGAGTGTGGATAATAGATAATATAGAAGACATAAATAAAATTGAAAATGCTTTTAAGGAGATAAATTCTATTTATATATGTGACGGACATCACAGGTGTGCTTCTGCAGTCAAGGCTGCTGAGAGAAAGAGACAGTCAGTGGGAGAATGGAAAGGCGACGAGGAGTTTAACTTCTTCCTTTCCGTGCTGTTCCCGGATGATCAGTTAATGATCATGGATTATAACAGAGTGGTCAAAGATCTTAACGGTCTTTCTGAAGACAGATTCATGGACAGAGTCAGAAAGAAGTTTATTATAGAGAAGATCGGAGAAAAGGCATATAAACCTGAAACTAAGGGGGAGTTTGGTATGTATATCAGCGGTAGCTGGTATAGGCTTATAGCAAAGCCTGAAACGATCCTCGATGATCCGGTGGATGCTCTTGATGTTTCGATACTTCAAAATGAGCTTCTGGCTCCGATATTGAGTATCGAGGATCCGAGAACAGATTCAAGAATTAAATTTGTAGGTGGGATCAGGGGACTTTCTGAACTCGAAAAGCTTGTAGATTCGAGAAAGTATACGGTTGCATTTTCAATGTACCCGACAGACATACATGAGCTTTTTGAGGTGGCAGACAGAAATGCTTTAATGCCGCCCAAATCCACATGGTTTGAACCAAAGCTCAGAAGCGGGCTTTTTATACATTTAATTGAGGAGAGGTAA
- the glgB gene encoding 1,4-alpha-glucan branching protein GlgB yields MTKKVYNLMDWAAIEAVTYSEADHPKELLGAHAVGSQTLIQLFIPDAKKVSIRVGRSKTPVECELADESGYFACLIKRKYPFQYTVIIEDKNGKTREYADPYSFENIITEKDLIKFADGIHYHAYEILGAHVMEIDGVKGTHFAVWAPNAMRVSVVGDFNGWDGRIHQMERLHDSGIFELFIPGVEDGAVYKFELKKKNGTVIYKSDPYEFGGEMRPKNASVVRNISDFSWTDEKWLKDRARAKHESEPMLVYELHLASWKHRNLTAKEKEKSWEEIDREGLNFMNYRKLAPEIAKYVHEMGYTHIELMPVMEHPFDNSEGYQITGYYAPTRRYGSPEDFAWFMNYMHSEGIGVILDWSCANFPKDDFGLEYFDGTHLYESDNMRRRQHPDEGTWMFDFSKPQVKNYLIASALFWVNVYHADGIRINDLDYILYLDFGKGEGDWDANIYGGRENLEGIEFIKHLTSVFAKNARGSMIIAEESAAWSGVTAPLDEGGLGFDYKWNSGWKNDFLGYMAYDPYVRTNHYGELCFPMIYAYSEKYILPFSHNESSCGMGSLLSRMSGNNRDEKFANMKAAFGFFMTHPGKKHIFMGQDLGEFDEWNLNREIQWGLLDNEEHKWFHNSLKDLIALYREQPALYSLDHEEGGFEWINCISANENIVVYLRKTKKAEETLLIVVNFENVPRKNYKIGVPFEGKYKEIFNSDSEKYGGFDFRNTRSLNSDKDECDGREDSIRIKVPPLAISVFKCTPESNSSKKENDKKDKE; encoded by the coding sequence ATGACAAAGAAAGTTTATAATCTCATGGACTGGGCGGCCATTGAGGCTGTCACATATTCGGAAGCAGATCATCCTAAGGAACTTCTTGGAGCACACGCTGTAGGAAGCCAGACTCTGATCCAGCTTTTTATTCCGGATGCAAAAAAAGTATCCATACGTGTGGGACGTTCAAAAACACCTGTAGAATGCGAGCTTGCAGATGAAAGCGGATATTTTGCATGTCTTATAAAAAGAAAATACCCTTTTCAGTATACTGTAATAATTGAAGATAAGAACGGAAAAACAAGAGAGTACGCTGATCCTTATTCATTTGAAAACATCATAACAGAAAAAGATCTTATTAAATTTGCGGATGGAATTCATTATCATGCCTATGAAATTCTCGGAGCTCATGTCATGGAAATCGATGGAGTAAAGGGTACTCATTTTGCAGTATGGGCACCTAATGCCATGAGAGTAAGTGTTGTAGGAGATTTTAATGGATGGGATGGCAGGATCCATCAGATGGAAAGACTGCATGATTCCGGCATTTTTGAGCTTTTTATCCCCGGTGTGGAAGATGGAGCCGTATATAAATTTGAATTAAAGAAAAAGAATGGAACAGTTATTTACAAGTCTGATCCATATGAGTTTGGCGGAGAAATGAGACCGAAAAATGCTTCGGTAGTAAGAAATATATCAGATTTCAGCTGGACTGATGAAAAATGGCTTAAGGACAGGGCAAGGGCAAAGCATGAGAGCGAGCCTATGCTGGTTTATGAGCTGCATCTTGCTTCCTGGAAACATCGTAACCTTACAGCGAAGGAAAAAGAAAAAAGCTGGGAAGAGATTGACCGCGAAGGCTTAAATTTCATGAATTACAGAAAGCTCGCGCCGGAAATAGCAAAATATGTTCATGAGATGGGATATACACATATCGAGCTGATGCCGGTCATGGAGCATCCTTTTGATAATTCTGAAGGTTATCAGATAACAGGCTACTATGCACCTACAAGAAGATATGGAAGCCCTGAGGATTTTGCATGGTTTATGAATTATATGCACTCAGAGGGAATTGGTGTTATCCTTGACTGGTCATGTGCAAACTTCCCTAAGGATGATTTCGGACTTGAGTATTTTGATGGAACACATCTTTATGAAAGTGATAATATGAGAAGAAGACAGCATCCTGATGAAGGAACCTGGATGTTCGATTTTTCTAAACCACAGGTTAAAAATTATCTTATTGCCAGCGCACTTTTCTGGGTAAATGTATATCATGCGGATGGTATAAGAATAAATGATCTCGACTATATTCTTTACCTTGATTTCGGAAAAGGTGAAGGCGATTGGGACGCCAATATCTATGGCGGAAGAGAAAACCTTGAGGGCATTGAATTTATCAAGCATCTCACATCGGTATTTGCCAAAAATGCAAGAGGCTCTATGATCATTGCAGAAGAATCTGCTGCATGGTCTGGAGTTACAGCTCCGCTTGATGAAGGCGGACTTGGATTTGATTATAAATGGAATAGTGGCTGGAAGAATGATTTTCTTGGATATATGGCATATGATCCATATGTCAGGACAAATCATTACGGAGAGCTATGCTTCCCTATGATATATGCATATTCCGAGAAATACATCCTTCCTTTCAGCCATAATGAATCCTCATGTGGAATGGGATCACTCTTAAGCAGAATGAGTGGAAACAACCGCGATGAGAAGTTTGCAAATATGAAGGCTGCATTTGGCTTTTTCATGACGCATCCCGGCAAGAAACATATTTTCATGGGTCAGGATCTGGGAGAATTTGATGAGTGGAATCTGAATCGTGAAATTCAGTGGGGTCTTCTGGATAATGAAGAACATAAATGGTTCCATAATTCACTTAAGGATCTTATTGCACTATACAGAGAGCAGCCGGCACTTTATTCTTTAGATCATGAAGAGGGCGGCTTTGAATGGATAAATTGTATTTCTGCCAATGAGAATATAGTCGTATACCTCAGAAAGACTAAGAAAGCTGAGGAGACTCTGCTTATCGTAGTTAATTTTGAAAATGTTCCGAGAAAAAATTATAAGATCGGTGTGCCTTTTGAGGGTAAATATAAAGAAATCTTCAATTCGGATTCGGAAAAGTATGGCGGATTTGACTTTAGAAATACCAGAAGCTTAAATTCTGATAAAGATGAGTGTGATGGCAGAGAGGATTCCATCAGGATCAAAGTTCCTCCGCTTGCAATATCAGTGTTTAAATGCACGCCTGAATCAAATAGCAGCAAAAAAGAAAATGACAAAAAAGATAAGGAATAA
- a CDS encoding mechanosensitive ion channel family protein: MSATEEVSISMDSVSNDIAEISDTLSNIKDIDSLKEEVTKGFFANYLDTLPPKLFNLGVRVIFALICLFIGSKLIKFARKLINRSLEKAGIDKGISHFIDSCVKFLLYVILIMIVASGFGVDATSIVAILGSIGLTIGLALQGSFSNFAGGIILLLMKPFKVGDYIIEDSHKNEGVVTSIQLFYTTLRTIDNKVVLIPNGTLCNSSMTNVTWHDERCVDFSVGISYGSDLLLAKETLKNLVMEDEDLLRPGDINIFVRELADSAVVLGARYFVRTPAYFKSIWHLNEAVKLKFDEIGIEIPFNQMDVHIKEK; this comes from the coding sequence ATGAGTGCAACTGAAGAAGTATCTATCTCAATGGATTCGGTATCTAATGATATAGCTGAGATATCGGATACACTTAGCAATATTAAAGATATCGATTCATTAAAAGAAGAAGTTACAAAAGGATTTTTTGCAAATTATTTAGATACATTACCGCCTAAGCTTTTTAATCTTGGAGTAAGGGTTATATTTGCTCTTATATGTCTGTTTATAGGTTCGAAATTAATTAAATTCGCACGTAAGCTTATAAACAGATCTCTTGAAAAGGCAGGAATTGATAAAGGTATTTCGCATTTTATAGATTCTTGCGTAAAGTTTCTGCTTTATGTAATTCTTATTATGATAGTGGCCTCAGGATTTGGAGTAGATGCCACATCCATAGTAGCAATTTTAGGTTCTATAGGTTTGACTATCGGTCTTGCCCTGCAGGGGAGCTTTTCAAACTTTGCAGGAGGTATAATACTTCTCCTGATGAAACCATTTAAGGTTGGAGATTATATTATAGAAGATTCGCACAAAAATGAAGGAGTTGTTACCAGCATTCAGCTTTTTTACACAACACTTCGTACTATAGATAACAAGGTGGTTTTAATACCTAATGGAACACTATGCAACAGCTCGATGACTAATGTTACCTGGCATGATGAGAGATGTGTGGATTTTTCAGTTGGTATAAGTTATGGTTCAGACCTGCTTTTGGCAAAAGAAACTCTTAAGAATCTGGTAATGGAAGATGAAGATCTCCTTCGTCCGGGGGATATAAATATATTTGTGCGTGAGCTGGCAGACAGTGCGGTAGTTCTTGGAGCCCGCTATTTCGTCAGAACTCCGGCGTATTTTAAGTCGATCTGGCATTTGAATGAAGCTGTTAAGCTTAAATTTGATGAGATCGGCATCGAGATCCCGTTTAATCAGATGGATGTTCATATAAAAGAAAAATAA